One window of the Cryptomeria japonica chromosome 7, Sugi_1.0, whole genome shotgun sequence genome contains the following:
- the LOC131050185 gene encoding protein NRT1/ PTR FAMILY 5.3-like has product MDEYKLLTNNEEEEFVSDGSVDSKGRICVRAKTGGWRAFSLIIGYELVEKLAFGGVVANLMVYLTTKLHEGTVSSSNIVTNWMGTVFLTPLLGAYIADTYLGRFWTFATSSCIYILGMGILTLAVSLKSLKPPDCPSNKGCEKGSFLQTGTFYFALYLLALGQGGTKPNLSTFGADQFDDFHPTEKMHKNSFFNWWFFIVLFGGLLGQTFIVYIQENVSWGVGYGAITGLLLIAYVVVMMGSPIYRYKVVEDCPLQRVGKVIARMIQSRNMQVATDASCLHEVDSKEYLSEGRYPIASSKHQRFLDKEALLDSRNPNPCSLTDIEETKQVLRVLPIWLTDIFPSTILVQSLTLSIKQAMTMDRHIGSNFEIPSGSIGVFFQIPMLLTIPIYDRLIIPLFRRLTGNPRGITLLQRIGIGMVLQSIAMVTAGLTEIVRLDVIQSHGIADDKDAIVPLSFFILVPQLVIMGIAEAMVEVGKLEFFYDQAPESMRSLGNAMYAASNGIGSFLSGAILTLVTHITGRHGHKSWVLNNLNASRLDYFYALLVALNIINYVAFLTVSWRYEYKREPNQALGKAYSKATLVVDNGGQKAEETLI; this is encoded by the exons ATGGATGAGTACAAGCTACTCACGAATAATGAGGAAGAAGAGTTTGTTTCTGACGGCTCAGTTGATTCCAAAGGAAGAATTTGTGTAAGAGCCAAGACTGGAGGGTGGAGAGCTTTTTCTCTGATTATCG GCTACGAACTTGTTGAAAAGTTGGCTTTCGGTGGTGTTGTGGCAAATTTAATGGTGTATCTGACGACCAAGCTGCATGAAGGCACTGTCTCCTCCTCCAATATTGTCACCAACTGGATGGGCACAGTTTTTCTTACGCCCTTACTCGGAGCATACATTGCTGATACATATTTGGGACGCTTTTGGACATTTGCAACCTCTTCGTGTATCTATATACTG GGAATGGGGATTTTGACGCTAGCAGTGTCGTTGAAGTCTTTAAAACCACCAGATTGCCCATCAAATAAAGGATGTGAAAAGGGTTCATTTCTGCAAACTGGGACTTTTTATTTTGCTTTATATCTTCTTGCTCTAGGTCAAGGAGGAACCAAACCAAATCTCTCCACCTTTGGTGCGGATCAGTTCGATGATTTCCACCCCACGGAAAAAATGCACAAGAACTCATTTTTCAATTGGTGGTTTTTTATAGTTCTCTTTGGAGGTCTATTAGGTCAGACATTTATTGTGTATATTCAAGAAAACGTCAGCTGGGGAGTGGGCTATGGTGCTATCACTGGATTGCTATTAATAGCTTATGTTGTAGTCATGATGGGATCTCCAATTTATAGATACAAAGTTGTTGAAGATTGCCCACTGCAGCGAGTTGGGAAAGTAATTGCTAGGATGATTCAAAGCCGAAATATGCAGGTTGCTACAGATGCGTCTTGCTTACATGAAGTGGATTCAAAAGAATACCTTAGCGAAGGCCGATACCCAATTGCCTCTAGTAAACATCAGAG ATTTCTAGATAAAGAAGCATTATTAGATTCGAGGAATCCAAATCCCTGCTCTCTGACAGATATAGAGGAGACAAAACAGGTGctaagagttcttcccatttggcTGACAGACATATTTCCTAGTACAATATTAGTACAAAGTCTGACGCTCTCCATCAAGCAGGCAATGACAATGGATAGGCATATAGGCTCTAACTTTGAAATTCCCTCTGGCAGTATTGGTGTCTTTTTCCAAATACCAATGCTATTAACCATACCAATCTATGATCGCCTAATAATCCCCCTTTTCAGAAGATTGACTGGAAATCCACGAGGCATAACTTTACTACAGCGGATTGGGATTGGTATGGTACTTCAGAGTATTGCTATGGTAACGGCTGGTCTAACGGAAATTGTAAGGTTAGATGTAATTCAAAGCCATGGAATTGCAGATGATAAGGATGCAATTGTTCCCCTATCTTTCTTTATTCTTGTTCCACAGTTAGTAATAATGGGAATAGCAGAAGCCATGGTTGAAGTAGGTAAACTAGAATTCTTTTATGATCAAGCTCCAGAGAGTATGCGAAGTTTGGGAAATGCAATGTACGCAGCCTCTAATGGGATTGGCTCCTTTCTCAGCGGTGCTATTCTAACACTTGTGACTCACATTACTGGAAGACACGGACACAAAAGTTGGGTACTGAATAACCTGAATGCCTCACGACTAGATTACTTCTATGCTCTTTTAGTTGCTCTGAATATAATAAACTATGTTGCTTTCTTGACCGTGTCTTGGAGGTATGAATACAAAAGAGAACCTAATCAAGCCTTGGGAAAAGCTTATTCCAAAGCAACACTAGTGGTAGACAATGGTGGCCAGAAGGCGGAAGAGACTCTGATTTAG